The Armatimonadota bacterium genomic sequence TGGTGGTCTACAAGGCCGGACGCACGGAGCTGGGAGCCCGGGCCGCCAGCAGCCACACGGGTTCCCTCGCGGGACAGGACGAGATCTACGAGGGAGCTTTCCGGCAGGCAGGAATCCTACGGGCGCGCAGCATGTCGGAATTCTACGACCTCGTGCGGGTCCTGGAGAAGCTGCCGCTCCCTAGGGGCAACCGGGTGTGCGTGTGCAGTGCCATCGGGGGCCCGGGCACCATCTGCGTGGACGAGGTGGCCGCCAGCGGTGTCCTACAGCTGGCCCGTTTCTCGGATCCCGTGCGGGAGGTGCTGCGAGGGATCCTGGCACCCACCGCCACCATCGGTAGGCCCGACGGCTATCTGGACATGACGGGATCCATCCGTGCCCGGACCCACGGAGAGGTCCTGCGGGTGGTTCTGGAGGCCCCGGAGGTGGACGCGGCCCTCCTCCTCACCACCCCGCCCGCGTTCCTGGACGAGGAGGAGGTGGCCGAGGCCATTCTGGAGGCTTACTGGGCTCAGCCCGAGCCCCGCAAGCCCGTGCTGCCCGTGCTCACCTTCGGGGATGCGGTGGCCCGGGCCCGCAGGAGGCTGGAGGCTGGAGGCCTCCCCACCTTCGAATTCCCAGATGCCGCGGTCCGAGCTCTGGCCCAGGTGGTGCGGTACGTCCACGATCGGATGCGCAAGCGCTAACCGGAGGTTCCACCCATGCCTCACCCCGTGATCACACAGGCTCTGGAGCAGGGTCGCGGCTTCCTCCTGGAGCCGGAAAGCTATGCCCTGTGTGAGGCATACGGAATCCCGCACGCGCCCTTCGCCGTGTGTCGCACCGCGGAGGAAGCGGTGGAGGCCGCGGATCGCGTGGGCTATCCCGTGGTGCTCAAGGTGATCTCCTCTCAGATCCTGCACAAGTCCGACGTGGGCGGGGTGGTGGTGGACCTGCGGTCGGGCGAGGAGGTGCGGAGGGCATATCCCCAGCTGCTGGAAACGGTGTCCCGACACGCCCCGCAAGCCTCCGTGGACGGCATCCTCGTGCAGCGCATGGAGAAAGGGAGCGCGGAGCTGGTGGTGGGGGGCGTGGTGGATCCCCAGTTCGGCCCCGTGGTCATGGTGGGCGGAGGCGGGATCCTCGTGGAGCTCCTGCGGGACGTCTCCTTCCGGCTCGCGCCCCTTGACCTGGAGGAAGCCCTCCAGCAGCTGGCGGAGACCCGGGCGTACCGGCTCCTGCAGGGCCTGCGGGGTCGCCCGCCCGCGGACATCCGGGCCGTGGGGGAGATGTTGGTGCGGGTGGGAGAGCTGCTGGTGGCAGAACGGGCCATCCGGGAGCTGGATCTGAACCCCGTGGTGGCGGGACCGGAAGGGTGCGTGGCGGTGGACGCCCGCATGGTGCTACAAACGGATCCCCCGGAAGACCGCCCTTGATCTAGCGCATCGGTTCTCCGCAGTATTCCCCCTCCGTTCTCCGCCGGATTGTCCAGGGAACTGCCCCGGGGCGTATACTGCGGTCGAGACTGACCATCCGGTCAAAAACCGGGGGTGCCCTCATGGACCAGCCGGTACGCCTCCGGGTGAACGGACAGGAGTATCGCCTGCTCGTGCCCGTTCACCGGACCCTCCTGGAGGTTCTGCGGGAAGATCTGGGGCTGGTGGGGACCAAGCACGGATGCGAGCTGGGGGAGTGCGGGGTGTGCACGGTGCTGGTGGACGGCAAACCCACGCTGAGCTGCCTCCTGCTGGCGGTGGACGCGGAGGGCCATGAGGTCACCACCATCGAGGGGCTGAGCCGGGACGGCGAGCTGCATCCCCTGCAGCGGGCGTTTGTGGAGCTCGGTGCCCTCCAGTGTGGGTACTGCACGCCTGCCATGATCCTTACCGCGAAGGCCCTCCTGGAGGAGGTCCCCGCACCTACCGAGCAGCAGATTCGGGATGCCCTGTCCGGGGTGTTCTGCCGGTGCACGGGATATCTGAAGATCCTCGAGGCGGTTCGGGCCGCGGCAAGGCACCTGTCCGTAGGTTCCACGGCGTCCGAGTCAAGGTAAAAGGAGGAGCGCCCATGGCGGTGGTGAAGGAGCGGGAGGAAGTCTTCACGGTGGTGGGCCAGCGCCTTCCGCGGGTGGACGGTTGGGCCAAGGTGATGGGGCGGGCCCAGTACACGGACGACCTTTCCCTGCCGGGAATGCTCTTCGGCAAGCTCGCCCGCAGCACCCAGGCCCATGCCCGGATCCGGGAGATCCGGGTGCAGCGGGCCCTGGCACTGCCGGGGGTGGTGGCGGTTATCACCGGGAGAGATCTGCCCGTCCGCTACGGGGTGTTCCCCGTGGGCCAGGATGAAACCGCGCTCGCGGTGGACAAGGTGCGGTATGTGGGAGAGCCCGTGGCCGCGGTGGCCGCGGTGGACCCCTACACCGCAGAGGAGGCGGTCCGCCTCATCGAGGTGGACTACGAGCCGCTTCCCGCCCGCATGACCGTCGAGGAGGCCTTGGCGCACCCGGAGCCCCGCATCCACGACTACGGCCCCTTCGGGAACGTGCACCGGCTGGCGTCGCTGGAGTTCGGGGATGTGGAGCGGGGATTCGCGGAAGCGGACTACGTCCGGGAGGACCTGTTCTTCTATGAGGGCAGCACCCACGCGCCCATGGAGCCCCACAGCGCCCTCGCATGGTGGGATCCCGGGGCGAAGAAGCTCACCCTGTGGACCTCCCACCAGGGGCCCCATTACCTGCACAAGGGGCTCGCCAAGGCCCTGCAGCTGGAGGAGCATCAGGTACGGGTCATCGTGCCCGCGGTAGGGGGCGGGTTCGGGGGGAAGCTGGACATCTTCCACCACGAGGTGTGCGCGGCCAAACTCAGCATGCTCACGGGCCGGCCCGTGAAGATCACCCTGACCCGGGAGGAGGTGTTCTACGCCCACCGGGGGCGGCATCCGGAACTTTTGCGCATCCGCACCGGCGTCACGCGGGACGGCCGGATTGTGGCCATGCACGTGGAGGCCTACCTGGACGGAGGCGCGTACTGTTCCTTCGGGCCGGCGACCATGCTGTACGCGGGCACCCAGCAGCCCGTGAGCTACCGCATCCCGCACTACCGGTTCCAAGGGGTGCGGGTGTTCACCAATAAACCCCCCTGCGGGCCCAAGCGGGGACACGGGACCCCGCAGGCCCGGTGCGCCCTGGAGGTCCACCTGGACAAGCTGAGCGAGGACCTCGGGCTGGACCCTGTGGAGCTGCGGCTGCGCAACCTCACGGGGCCCAATGAGCTCACGGTGAACTGGCTGGAGATCACCAGCAACGGACTGCGGGCGTGCATCGAGAAGGTGGTGGAAGCGAGCGGCTGGTACCGCAAGCGCGGGCGGCTTCCGTACGGACGCGGCATCGGGTTCGCCTGCAGCGCCTACCTCACGGGAGCTGGGGGCTCCATCTACTTCAGCGACATGCCCCACTCCGAGGTGCACCTCCGGGTGGATCGCACGGGAGTGGTCACCGTGTACACCCTGGCCACGGAGATCGGACAGGGATCCGCCACCGCGGTGGCCACCATCGTGGCAGAGGTCCTGGGGCTGAGCCCGCAGGAGATCTGCCTCGTCACCTCTGACACAGATCTCACCCCCATCGACCTCGGCAGCTACAGCAGTCGCGTGACCCTCATGGTGGGCAATGCGGCCTACGAAGCCGCCTGCCGGGTGCGGAACCTCTTGCTGGAGGCGGTGGCGGAGCGACTCCAGGTTCCCCGGCATCGTTTGATCTGCCGGAACCGGCGCATCTACGACGCGGAGAACCCGGAGGTGGGAGCTTCCTTCGCCCAGGCGGCGCAGTGGGCGGAGGCGAAGTTCGGATGCCTGTCCACCTCTGGGAGCTACCGGCCGCCGGAGAAACTGGGCACCTACAAGGGATCGGGCGTGGGACCTTCTCCCACCTACACCTTCTCCGCCTGCGTGGCGGAGGTGCGGTGCGATCCAGAAACGGGGGAGGTGAAGGTGGAGCGGGTGTGGGTGGCCCACGACATCGGCCGTGCCCTCAACCCTACCCTGGCGGAAGGTCAGGTGGAGGGCAGCGTGTACATGGCCCTGGGCGAAGCCCTGCTGGAGGAGCAGGCCTTTCGCAAGCACCTGCACCGGGGCCCCTCCCTCCTGGACTACAAGATCCCCACCATCCACGAGATGCCGGAGGTGATCACCCTCTTCGTAGATACCGAAGACCCCCGGGCGCCCTTCAGCGCTAAGGAGGTGGGGCAGGGGCCGCTGCTGTGCGTCGTACCTGCAATCCTCAACGCCATCGTGGACGCCCTCAAGATCCGGGTGGACGAGGTCCCCGTGACCCCGGAGAAGATCCTCAAGGCCCTGGAGGAACGCCGAAAGGGACGGCCCGCCCGGGTGGGGCCCACCAAGCTTCCCCCCTTCTCCTTCCCTGCCCCCGAACGGGTGGCGCGGCCCCCGCAGTGGGAACTGGAGGCGAAACCCGCATAGGAGGCGACCATGCTGCGGCTACCCGGTTTCCAGCTCCACCGTCCTGCGAGTTTGTCGGAGGCTACGCGGATCCTCGCGGATCTGGGGCCGGAGGCGGTTCCCGTGGCCGGTGGGACGGATCTGTATCCCAAGATGAAGCGCCGTCAGATCCTTCCGAAGCACCTGGTAAGCCTGCGAAGGATCCCGGAGCTGCGCGGCTTTCGGGGGGACCCTCAAGCGGGGCTGGTGATCGGGGCAGGATGCACCCTCGCGGAGATCGCGGCGCACCCCATGGTCCGCGTGGGCTACCCGGGACTCGCACAGGCGGTGGCCGTCTGCTCGAACCCCCTCCTCCACCAGATGGGCACCCTCGGTGGGAACCTCTGCCTCGACACCCGGTGCACCTACTACGACCAGACGGACCTGTGGCGGGAGGCCCTGGGGTGGTGCATGAAGGCCCCCGGCAGCTCGGACCCTACGGAAGTGCCCTGTCGGGTGGCCCCTGGAGGGGGGAGGTGCTGGGCGGTTTCCAGCGGCGATGGGGCCCCCATCCTCATCGCCCTGGGCGCGCGGGTCCGGCTCGTGGGATCCAGGGGGGAGCGGATCGTTCCCCTGGAAGAGCTGTACCGGGACGATGGCATCCGGTACCTGAACAAGGCCCATGACGAGCTGGTGGCGGAGGTGCTGCTGCCTCCCGTGAACGGGGTGCGCAGCACGTACCGGAAGGTGCGCCGCCGGGGGAGTCTGGACTTCGCGGCCCTGGGCGTGGCGGTGGCATTGCAGCTGGGAACGGACGGAACCGTGCAGAGGTGCCGCATCGTCCTGGGCGGGGTGGCCTCACGCCCCCTGGTGTTGGAGGAGGCCGCAAACCTACTGGTGGGACAAAAGGTGGAGCCCGAGGTGCTGGAACGGGTGTCCGAGGCCGTGTACCGGGCCGTGCATCCCATGGACAACGTGGACTTCACCGTGTACTATCGCCGGCGCATCGCCCCGGTGCAGGTCCGTCGGGCTCTTGAAGCCCTCGCGGCGTAGAAGAGGGCCGGGAAATGTTCCGCAACCCCTTTGTGGCCCCCTTCCCCACTCCCGAGGTCCCATGCTTCGAGCCCGTGGAACGGTGGGCCCGGACAGATCCGGACCGCCCCGTCCTCGTGTGGGCGCCCACGGGTCAGGTGGTGACCTACGGTCGCCTCTGGCATGCCTCCGGAAAGGTGGCGCGGGCTCTGCAGGAGCTGGGGGTAGGCAAGGGCGACCGGGTAGCCTTGCTCGCGCCGAATGCCCTGGAGCACCCCGTGGCCTTTTACGGGATCTTACGGGCAGGGGGCGTGGTAGTCCCCCTGAACCCCCTCCTGAAGCCTGCGGAAGTGGAGCGGTGCCTGAGTGAGACAGAGGCACGCGTGGTAATGGCTTCCCCGGAGTGGTGTCGGGAGCTGCAGGCACTTCCTCCAGCCTTGCCATTCCTTCGCTGTGTCCTGAACCTGGCGGAGCTGCTGGCAACCACGGAACCGTTTGGGAGCCCGGACCCCATCCCGATCCAGCCCGACCGGGATCTCGCCTGCATCCTGTTCTCGAGCGGGACCACGGGGCTCCCGAAGGGAACGCAGCTCACCCACCGGAACGTGCTCGCGAACATCCTGGCAGGCCATGCCCTGGGATTTGTGAAGGAAGGCACGGTGTACGTACACTTCCTTCCCTTCAGCCACTGCTTTGGCCTGCTGACCCTGCTGAATGCGGGGATCTGCGTGGGAGCCCGGCAGATCCTCCTACCGCAGTTCGACGCGCAGGAGGTCCTGTACTGGGTCGCGCACCATGGGGCCACGCAGCTGTACGCGGTTCCCCCTGCCCTGAGGGCCCTCGTGGAGGCCGCGGAGGCCCAGGGTTTTGCGTACCGGGGCCTCCGGTTCGTGAACACCGCGGCCCTCCCTCTGGATCCAGAACTGCAGCAACGGGCGGAGCGGGTGTTCGGGTGTCCCGTGACGGAGCACATAGGGATGACGGAGTGCGCGGGGCTCGCCAACCTCCTCCTCCCCCCCATGCCCCGAAAACCCCGGTCTGTGGGGCCGCCGGTGCCGAATCTGGAAGAGCGGGTGGTGGATCCGGACACAGGACGGGACCTGGGCCCCGGGGAGGTGGGAGAGCTCCTGGTGCGCGGCCCTATGGTCACCGTCGGGTACTGGCGGAACCCGGAGGCGAACGAGGAAGCCTACCTGGAAGAGGGGTGGTTTCGCACGGGAGATCTCGTGCGCTTCGACGAGGCAGGATACATGTGGTGGGTGGACCGCCGCAAGGAGATGATCAAGTACAAGGGCTACTCCATCGCCCCCGCGGAGCTGGAGGAGATCCTGCGCCAGCACCCCGCGGTCCGCGAGGCGTGCGTGATCCCAAAGCCCGACCCGGAGGTGGGGCAGATTCCCAAGGCCTTCGTGGTGCCTCACGGAGAGGTCACCGCGGAGGAGCTGCTGCGGTTCGTGGAGGAACGGGTGGCCCCCTACAAGAAGGTACGGGAGGTGGAGTTCGTGTCCGGGCTTCCGAAGTCCGCGGTGGGCAAGGTGCTCCGAAAGGTGCTCGCGGAGCGGGAACGCCGTCGGGCCGTGGGAGCCACCACCCGATCCTGATGTGGGAGGGAAGCATGCGCGGAGCGGACCTGAAACCCCAGCACTTCCTGTGGGAGGTACAGGAGGAGGTCGCCACCATTACCCTGAACCGGCCGGAACGGAAAAATCCTCTTACCTTCGAGAGCTACGCGGAGCTGCGGGATACGTTCCGCATCCTGAACCGGATGGAGGATGTGAAAGCGGTGGTGATCACCGGAGCGGGGGGCAACTTCTGCTCCGGAGGGGATGTCCACGAGATCATCCGGCCTCTCCTGGACATGGACGTGCGTGGGAAGCTGGAGTTCACCCGGATGACGGGGGATCTGGTGATCGCCATGCGGCACTGCCCGCAGCCCCTCATTGCTGCGGTGGACGGGGTCTGCGTGGGAGCGGGTGCCGTGATCGCCGCCGCGTGCGACCTGCGCCTGGGAACCCCCCGCAGCCGGGTGGCCTTCCTCTTCGTGCGGGTGGGGCTTGCGGGTTCGGATATGGGCGCGTGCGCCCTGCTTCCCCGCCTTGTGGGCCTGGGGCGGGCCGCGGAGCTTCTCTACACGGGTCGTGAAATGCGCGGGGAGGAGGCGGAACGGTGGGGCTTCTTCAACCGCCTGTGCCCGCCGGAGACCCTCCTGCAGGAGGCCCAGCAGCTGGCGCGGGAGATCGCGCAGGGCCCTACCTTCGCGCACGCCATGACCAAGCGCATGCTGCACAAGGAGTGGGACATGTCCCTGGACGAGGCCATCGAATCCGAGGCGCAAGCCCAGGCCCTGTGCATGTTCACCCGGGATTTCGCCCGCGGATACCAGGCCTTTGTGGAGCGCCGTAAACCCACCTTCGGGGGCGACTAGTGGACCGCGACCACCTACTCTGGCCCTTCTTCGGGGAAGCCCACCGCCGCCTGGCGCGGGAGCTGGAGACGTGGGCCCGGCGGGAGGTGGGACCGCTCGCGGCCCGGGAGGAGGAGGATCCGGAGGGGATGAGCCGGGAGCTCGTGCGCCGGCTGGGGGAGGCGAGTTGGCTGAGGTACTGCGTTCCCCGGGCCTACGGGGGGATGTTCGATAGCCTGGATGTGCGCAGCCTGTGTCTGGCCCGCGAGATTCTCGCGGGATACTCCGGACTGGCGGACTTCGCCTTCGCCATGCAGGGGCTGGGGAGTGCGCCCATCACCCTCTTCGGGAGCGATGCCCTGCGGACCCGCTACCTCCCGGAGGTAGCAAGCGGTCGCCGCATCGCGGCCTTCGCCCTCTCGGAGCCCCAGGCGGGTTCGGACGTCGCCGGGATCACCACCTCCGCCCGGCGCACGCAGGAGGGGTATGTGCTGGAGGGGGTGAAGACCTGGATCTCTAACGCGGGAGTGGCGGACTTCTACGTGGTATTCGCCCGCACGGGAGGTCCCGGAAAGGAAGGGCTTAGTGCTTTCGTGGTGGACGCGGATACCCCGGGGCTAGAGGTGAGCGAGCGGATCCAGGTCCTTGCCCCGCATCCCCTCGGGACCCTTAACCTCCGCGGCTGCCATGTTCCGGCGAGCCACCGGCTAGGGGAGGAAGGACAGGGGTTTGAGGTAGCCATGCGGACCCTGGACGTTTTCCGCCCGACGGTGGGAGCTGCGGCCCTGGGGTTCGCCCGCCGGGCTTTTCACGAGGCGTTGGAGTTCGTGCAGCGGCGGGTGGCGTTCGGGCAGGTCCTGAGCCGGTTCCAGATGGTGCGGGAGAAGCTGGCTTGGATGGCCCTGGAGGTGGACGCGGCGGCCCTGCTGGTGTACCGGGCCGCGTGGGTGAAGGACGAGCTGGGCCAGCGGGCCACCCGGGAGGCCTCCATGGCCAAGCTGTACGCCACGGAGGCCGCACAGCGGGTGGTGGACAGCGCGGTGCAGCTGTGGGGGGCGCGGGGGGTGGTGCACGGGAGCCCCGTGGAGCGACTGTACCGGGAGGTACGGGCGTTGCGCATCTACGAGGGGACCTCGGAGATCCAGGCCCTGGTGGTGGCTCAGGAGGTCCTCCGGTCCGCACCGTCGGAGCGCGTGGAGGAGGCTCCATGACGGAGCGCGCGGTGGAGGTCCGGTACGAGGAGGGCACCTGCTGGGTCACCCTGAACCGGCCGCCCCACAACATCCTCACCATTGCGGTGATGCGGGAGCTCGCGCGTATCCTGCGCTCGGCCGCGGAGGACCGTACGGTGCGGGCCGTGGTTCTGGGGGCCCGGGGGCGGTCCTTCTCCGCAGGGGTGGACGTGGCGGAGCACACCGCGGAAAAGGTGCACGGGATGCTGGAGGCCTTCCACGACCTGTGCCATACCCTGGTTTCGCTCGACGTGCCCACGGTGGCCTCAGTCCAGGGGCCTGCGTTGGGGGGTGGGTGCGAGGTGGTGGCCCTATGCGACGTAGTGGTGGCCGCGGAGGAGGCCACCTTCGGGCAGCCCGAGATCCGGGTGGGGGTGTTTCCGCCCGTCGCTGCGGCCACCTTTCCCTTCCTCTTCGGCAAACGCGGGATCTCCCTCCTCCTCACCGGCGAACTCCTCCCCGCCCGGCGGGCCCAGGAGCTGGGGCTGGTGACGGAGGTGGTCCCCCAGGAGCAGCTGGAGGAGGCGGTGCGACGGGTGGTGGGGCAGCTCCAGGCCCACAGCGGAGCGGTCCTTCGCCTGGCGAAGCGGACGGCCGTCGCTACGTTCCGGCGGTGGTTTGCGGAGGCATTGCAGGAAGCGGAGCACCTCTACCTGGGGGAGCTCATGGCCACGGAGGACGCCCACGAAGGGCTCCGGGCCTTCCTGGAGAAGCGCGGGGCCAGCTGGAAACATCGATGAGGGGAGGGTGACGGGGGTGAAGCGGGCGGAGGCGGTGCACGGTGCGCGGCAGGTGTACGAGAGCCTGCGGGTGGTGTTGGAGGCCCTGGAACGGGCAGGGGAGCCAGCCATGGTGGTGGACAGCCGCCAGCGGGTCCTCCTGTGGAACCGGGCGGCAGAGAAGCTGCTGGGATGGTCTCAGGAGGAGGTGGTGGGTCGCCCATGCTACCGGGTGGTGGCCGGCTACGACCGGAGCGGGCACCTGGTGTGCTGCCCGGGGTGCCCGGAGTTCGCCATGGCCCGCGCGGAGGGAGCCATCCCTCCCCGGGACGTGTGCTACCGCACGCGGGACGGCCGGTACGTGTGGGTGAACACCAGCACCCTGGTGCTCCGTCCCGACCCCAAGGGCGGGGACGTGTTCCTGGTACATCTCTTCCGGGACGTGACCCACCAACGGACCGTGGAGGAGCTGGTGGAGCTGCTCGCGACCCGGGAGGGACTCCTTGCCACGGTGGGCGCGGTCAAGCACCCGCTCACCCGGCGGGAGCGGGAGGTCTTGGCCCTGCTGGCCCAGGGGATGGACACGGAGGCCATCGCCCGCACCCTGGTCCTCTCCACCGCCACCGTCCGCAACCACGTGCAGAACCTCCTGCGCAAACTGGGGGCTCACACCCGGGCAGAGGCTGTGGCTCGGGCCCTCCAACAGGGGCTGTTTCCTCGGGACGGCAAGGGCCTACAGATGCATCAAGAAAAATGATGCATTCCTCGCATTGTCAACACATCCTGCTGTGGGCTAGGGTTTGACTGACCGGTTGGATAAAACTGAGGGATGCCGTGGACGAGCTGGAACGGATCTTTGACGACCTGAGGGCCCTGGTGGAGGATCCCACCTTCCCCGAGGTCCGGCGGTGGCTGGCGGCAAACCCGGACGGCAAGGTGGTGGGTTCCTTCCAGGTGTTCTTTCCAGAGGAGATCGCGCATGCCGCGGGCATGCTCCCCATCAAGATCGCGGGCGCGGGGGGGACCATCCAGGTACGCCAGGCGGATGCCCGCATCGCAGCCTTTGTGTGCTCCATCGTGCGGAGCTCCCTGGAGCTGGCCCTCTCCGGGCGGCTGGACTTCCTGAGCGTAATGGTGGTTCCCAACATCTGCGACGCGGCCCGGAATGCGTGCGGGGTGTGGGTCCGCAGCTTCCCGCACCTGCGGGTGGAGACCCTCTACCATCCCCACAACGCGGCGAGCGCACACGCGGTGGACTATCTGGTGGGGGAATACCGACGCATCGGCCGGATCCTGGAGGAGCTGGGTGGCCGCCCCATCACGGACGAAGCCCTGCGGGCCAGCATCGCGCTGTTCAATGAGAACCGCAGGCTCCTCCGGGAGCTCTACCGGATCAAGCGGGAGACCCCTTGGCTGGTGAGCGCGGTGGAGAGCTACCTCCTGGTGCGCTCCGCGGGCCTCATGCCTCGGGAGGAGCACAACGCGCTCCTACGCAGGGTACTGGAGCTGCTCCCGCATCGGCCCACCAAGAAGCAGGATCGCATCCGGGTGGTGTTCGAGGGCGGATTCTGCGAGCAACCCCCCCTGGACATGCTGGCGGTCATCCAGAACGCCTGCTACATCGTGGACGATGACCTCATGATCGGCCTGCGGTGGATCACGGAGGACGTACCGCTGAAAGGCGACCCCTGGCGGAACCTGGCGGACAGCTACCTGAACCGCTCCAGCTACAGTCCCGTGCAGCGGGATCCCCGCAAGCCCAAGGCGGAGATGCTCCTGCGCCGCATCCGGGCTTCCGGGGCGGAGGCGGCCATCGTGGCCGCGGCGAAGATGTGCGAGCCGGGGCTGGAGGAACAGGTTCACTACAGCCGCGCTCTGGAGGCTGCGGGCATTCCCCACCTGGTCATGGAGTTCGAGGAGACCATGACGGTCTTCGAACAGGTGGGGATGGAGGTGGAGACCTTCGCGGAATCCCTGCTGTTCCAGTTCACCTGACGGAGGCCACGATGAGTGCACCCACCGAGGGGATCCTGGGAGCGACCCGACGGGAAGGCAAGCGGCTCATGGACCTATGGTGGCAGGAGATGACGGAAGCCGCCCAGACGGGGCGGCCCACCGCATACGTGTTCGCCATGGGGTCCATGGCGGAGTTGCTCCGCACCTTCGACTTCGTGCTGAACTTCCCGGAGATCACCTCCCTGCAGATCGCGGTCCGCGGGCAGTCCCAGGCGTACATCCAGGCCGCGGAGGACTACGGGTTCTCCCCGGACGTATGCGGTTACGTGAAGGCGGACGTGGGGCTCCAGCTCCGGCAAGGGGAACATCCATATGGAAGGGTCCCCCGTCCCTCCCTGGTGGTGACCTCCAATGTCTGCAACACCTACATTAAGTGGTCCGAGATCTGGGAGCACCTCTACGGCTGCCCCGTGTTCGTGGTAGACCTGCCCGGGTGGCGGGGCCGGGAATCCGCGGCTCTGGACGGGGAGACCTTCCGCAACGACGCCCGCTACGTCCAGGGGCAGCTGCAGGAGCTGATCGGGCTGTGCGAGCAGATTACGGGCAGGCGCTTCGACGTAGACCGATTCCGGGAGCACCTGGCGGAAGCGAACCGAATGGCAGAGCTCTACAACGCGGTCTGCGAGACGAATCGTCACATCCCCGCTCCCTTCAACGCCGTCGTGGAGGGGGTGACCTATCAGGGGATCGCGCACCTGTACCGGGGAAGCCAGGAGGGAAGCCGGTACTTCCAACAGGTGCTCCAGGAGATGCAGGAGCGCATTCGGCTCGGCATGGCCGCGGTGCCGGACGAGCGGTTCCGGTTGGTCCTCGTGGGGACCACCTGCTACAGCCACTTTCGTCGCTTCGTGGAGCTCTTCGCCTCCTGGGGGGGTGTATTTGTGCACAGCACCTACATGGTCTTCGCGGGAGGCGGCTTCCTTCCGGGCTTCGCGTACGATCTGAGTCGGCCCCTGGAGAGCTTCGCGGAGCGCATGGTGGCCGCCGCATACTGGGGCTACACGGGATCCATGTTCTACCAGCAGGATTGGCTAGATGAGGTGGTGCGGCGGTGGCACGTGGACGGAATCTGCTTTCACGGCGTGAAGTCCTGCCGTACGGTCTCCACGGGTTTACCGGATGTGCGGGAGTGGATGCGGATTCAGCGAAACGTCCCCGGGCTCTTCATTCAGTCAGACCTCGTGGATCCGCGTCTGTGGTCCGACGCGCAGGTCAAGAACCGGGTGGATGCCTTCTTCGAGGCTCTGGCAGCCCACAAGGCGGCGACAAGGAGGTGAGGAACACGTGGTCATCGCAACCCGTACGCTGGTGGCTGGAGTAGACGTGGGGAGCACGCAGACCAAGGCGGTGATCATGAACCTGAACCGGATCATCGTGGGTCGGGCCTTGGTGGACACGGGTGCCCGGCTGAACGAGGCGGCCCGGACGGCCTTCGAGGCCGCTCTGCAGGACGCGGGGGCCTCGGAGGACGAGGTGGCCTACACCGTGGGCACCGGATATGGCCGGTTCAAGGTGGAGTTCGGGAACACCCAGGTTACGGAGATCAGCTGCCACGCCCGGGGTGCAGTGTTCCTCTTTCCGAACACGCGCACGGTGCTGGACGTGGGTGGGCAGGACACCAAGGCCATTCGGGTCGGACCCAACGGCGAGGTCCTGGACTTCTGCATGAACGATAAATGCTCCGCGGGCACGGGACGGTTCCTGGGCGCCGCGAGTGCAGCCCTGGAGCTGCCCCTGGGAGAGCTGGGGCCCCTTGCCCTCACCGCCCGCAACCCCGTTACCATCACCACCACCTGCACGGTGTTCGCGGAGTCGGAGATCCTGGGATGGCTCGCCCGAGGCCGGAAGGTGGAGGACATTCTCATGGGGGTGCATGCGGCCATCGCGGCCCGTAGCCTCTCCCTGCTGCGCCGGGTTGGGATCGAGCCGGAGCTGACCTTCACGGGCGGGGTCTCCCGGAATGTGGCCATGGTGCACCTCATTCGCCAGCTCAGCGGGGTACCCGTGAACGTGAGCGAGGAATCCCATTACTGCGGCGCCATCGGGGCCGCCCTCTTTGCCCTGGACCACGTCCTGGTGGGGGAACGGGTGCCCGTGGCGGCCGGAGCAGGAGGGGGAGAGGATGCTGGTCGCGGGCATTGACGTGG encodes the following:
- a CDS encoding enoyl-CoA hydratase family protein → MRGADLKPQHFLWEVQEEVATITLNRPERKNPLTFESYAELRDTFRILNRMEDVKAVVITGAGGNFCSGGDVHEIIRPLLDMDVRGKLEFTRMTGDLVIAMRHCPQPLIAAVDGVCVGAGAVIAAACDLRLGTPRSRVAFLFVRVGLAGSDMGACALLPRLVGLGRAAELLYTGREMRGEEAERWGFFNRLCPPETLLQEAQQLAREIAQGPTFAHAMTKRMLHKEWDMSLDEAIESEAQAQALCMFTRDFARGYQAFVERRKPTFGGD
- a CDS encoding 2-hydroxyacyl-CoA dehydratase produces the protein MDELERIFDDLRALVEDPTFPEVRRWLAANPDGKVVGSFQVFFPEEIAHAAGMLPIKIAGAGGTIQVRQADARIAAFVCSIVRSSLELALSGRLDFLSVMVVPNICDAARNACGVWVRSFPHLRVETLYHPHNAASAHAVDYLVGEYRRIGRILEELGGRPITDEALRASIALFNENRRLLRELYRIKRETPWLVSAVESYLLVRSAGLMPREEHNALLRRVLELLPHRPTKKQDRIRVVFEGGFCEQPPLDMLAVIQNACYIVDDDLMIGLRWITEDVPLKGDPWRNLADSYLNRSSYSPVQRDPRKPKAEMLLRRIRASGAEAAIVAAAKMCEPGLEEQVHYSRALEAAGIPHLVMEFEETMTVFEQVGMEVETFAESLLFQFT
- a CDS encoding acyl--CoA ligase, which encodes MFRNPFVAPFPTPEVPCFEPVERWARTDPDRPVLVWAPTGQVVTYGRLWHASGKVARALQELGVGKGDRVALLAPNALEHPVAFYGILRAGGVVVPLNPLLKPAEVERCLSETEARVVMASPEWCRELQALPPALPFLRCVLNLAELLATTEPFGSPDPIPIQPDRDLACILFSSGTTGLPKGTQLTHRNVLANILAGHALGFVKEGTVYVHFLPFSHCFGLLTLLNAGICVGARQILLPQFDAQEVLYWVAHHGATQLYAVPPALRALVEAAEAQGFAYRGLRFVNTAALPLDPELQQRAERVFGCPVTEHIGMTECAGLANLLLPPMPRKPRSVGPPVPNLEERVVDPDTGRDLGPGEVGELLVRGPMVTVGYWRNPEANEEAYLEEGWFRTGDLVRFDEAGYMWWVDRRKEMIKYKGYSIAPAELEEILRQHPAVREACVIPKPDPEVGQIPKAFVVPHGEVTAEELLRFVEERVAPYKKVREVEFVSGLPKSAVGKVLRKVLAERERRRAVGATTRS
- a CDS encoding LuxR C-terminal-related transcriptional regulator, which produces MGAVKHPLTRREREVLALLAQGMDTEAIARTLVLSTATVRNHVQNLLRKLGAHTRAEAVARALQQGLFPRDGKGLQMHQEK
- a CDS encoding enoyl-CoA hydratase/isomerase family protein, producing MTERAVEVRYEEGTCWVTLNRPPHNILTIAVMRELARILRSAAEDRTVRAVVLGARGRSFSAGVDVAEHTAEKVHGMLEAFHDLCHTLVSLDVPTVASVQGPALGGGCEVVALCDVVVAAEEATFGQPEIRVGVFPPVAAATFPFLFGKRGISLLLTGELLPARRAQELGLVTEVVPQEQLEEAVRRVVGQLQAHSGAVLRLAKRTAVATFRRWFAEALQEAEHLYLGELMATEDAHEGLRAFLEKRGASWKHR
- a CDS encoding acyl-CoA dehydrogenase family protein, translated to MDRDHLLWPFFGEAHRRLARELETWARREVGPLAAREEEDPEGMSRELVRRLGEASWLRYCVPRAYGGMFDSLDVRSLCLAREILAGYSGLADFAFAMQGLGSAPITLFGSDALRTRYLPEVASGRRIAAFALSEPQAGSDVAGITTSARRTQEGYVLEGVKTWISNAGVADFYVVFARTGGPGKEGLSAFVVDADTPGLEVSERIQVLAPHPLGTLNLRGCHVPASHRLGEEGQGFEVAMRTLDVFRPTVGAAALGFARRAFHEALEFVQRRVAFGQVLSRFQMVREKLAWMALEVDAAALLVYRAAWVKDELGQRATREASMAKLYATEAAQRVVDSAVQLWGARGVVHGSPVERLYREVRALRIYEGTSEIQALVVAQEVLRSAPSERVEEAP